Part of the Bacillus sp. N1-1 genome, TGAATATCATGAGATACATTTGAGACAAATGACTTCCGAAGCTTATCTAATTTACCGAGCCTTGCGATCATTTCTTTAAAATTCTGCGCCAGCTGGCCAATCTCATCTCTTCGATGAATGTCTAAGTGAACATCAAAACCTTCTTCACGTACTTTATTCGTTGCGTGAGATAGCTTTCGGATTGGGCGAATCAACATCGCGGACCAAATGAGTTCTGCTAGTAAACTTAAGATAAAGATCACTAACACCATCCATCCTAAAAGGAGATGGATCTCGTTAAATAAGAGCTTAATATCTGGTCGCAAAAATAGCGCATACTGCTTACCATCGTATGTCAACGGCACACCGACTGAATTTTTAAGCTCGTTGGCGAAGAACCCTGTCACAAATGTTTTCTTCGGAAATTCCTTCATGCCATGATAGGGTTGGCCATCTAAGACGTCTTCGATCGCTTCTTGCGATAAGTTTTTTTCTTTAAATTCCCCTCCATAAAAACGGCTTTCTCCCTGACCAACTAAAAGAAGCTGGTAACCTGTTGCCGCTGTATGGCTAAGGTACTCTTCTAGGTCCGCCTGTGTTTCGGCGAACTCCGCTATGCTTGTTGCGATCTCCATGTTTTTCGCGTCGTTTTCAGGTTTTAAGTTGTTTTGGTAGTAAGCATTCGCAAAGAAAAAGCCAATAACGGAACTGATGAGCATAATGATTAGCGTTGTTAGGATAAATTTCGAGTAGAGGGATTTCATCATGATGTGACCTCTAGCTTATAACCAATTCCGCGAACGGTTACAATTTTGATGCTTGAGGTGACCGCTCCTAGCCGTTCACGAACCCTCTTAATGTGAACATTTAACGTTCTCTCATCCCCTTCGAAATCAAGCCCCCATATGTTTTCAATCAGATAATCTCGATTAAAAACTTGGTTCGGGCGAGAAGCCAATAGGGCTAGTAACTCAAACTCCTTTAAAGGCATAAGAAGGTGCTGTTTTCCAATTTGTACCTCATAATTTCTTTTATCAATTTTTACATCAGCCAGCTGTATCGTATACTGACTCGGCTTATCATATCGTCTTAAAACAGCCTGGACACGAAAAATCAGTTCCTTCGGTTCAAATGGTTTGACGATATAATCGTCCGTTCCTGCGGTGTATCCTTGTTCTTTATCATGCAGCTCGCCTTTGGCGGTTAATAAGATAACGGGAATATCGTACGTATCTCGGATTTTTTTGGTAAGTGTATATCCGTCTAATCCTGGCATCATCACATCCACGATTGCGAAGTCAATCGTAACTTCTTCTAATCGAGCTAAAGCTTCTATGCCATTTCTTGATGTGAATGTATGAAATCCAGCATCTCGGAGCGTAACTTCGACAAGGTTTAAAATGTGCGGATCGTCATCGATGATTAAGATGGAAATCACGTTTTTCACCCTTTCTTTACAGAATCTCTCCCACCTATCTTACAACGTAAAGGTGAACAGAAGATTAACGGGTAAGAGATCGTGCTGAATTTTATTTATCAGATTTGGCCCGTTCGTTTCATATACCGTCTCATTCATTCTTTCTCAACAATGTTTTGCTCAAGCGTTTTTTATCGATTTTTTATGAAATGAAAATTAAAAATGTCCAAATGACAAATATATATTGCAAAAAGACGTTGATATTATATAATGGAAAAAGAAGGATATGGTTCATTTGAATGAGGGGGATGAGAATGAGTATTGAGATGCGTACACTATCAAAAACGTTCAATAAGAAGGAACGAGCACTTTCTGACATTCAATTTACGCTACGAAAAGGGGAAGTTGTTGGGCTCGTTGGACCAAACGGGGCGGGGAAGACGACTTTAATGAAAATTATTTCTGGAATTATCGTGCAGTATGACGGGGAGCTTACATTCAGGGAGCAAGGTCGGTCAATTGGG contains:
- a CDS encoding HAMP domain-containing sensor histidine kinase — protein: MMKSLYSKFILTTLIIMLISSVIGFFFANAYYQNNLKPENDAKNMEIATSIAEFAETQADLEEYLSHTAATGYQLLLVGQGESRFYGGEFKEKNLSQEAIEDVLDGQPYHGMKEFPKKTFVTGFFANELKNSVGVPLTYDGKQYALFLRPDIKLLFNEIHLLLGWMVLVIFILSLLAELIWSAMLIRPIRKLSHATNKVREEGFDVHLDIHRRDEIGQLAQNFKEMIARLGKLDKLRKSFVSNVSHDIQTPLLNIQGYSRLLENNALSEEDRKAYLRVIQEEAERMSILSKQLLTLSSLEPKEKDHPRKSVDLSAQLKSLLHRYYWRIDEKELSLTYTLDEVRFKGNPELLYTAWENLLTNAIKYNEPGGSIELMLKDSQDQIQLTFTDTGIGLEPNEKEQIFDRFYRADLARTRTQQGTGLGLSIVKEIIELHQGDILVESKLGKGTTFRITLPHL
- a CDS encoding response regulator transcription factor; this translates as MISILIIDDDPHILNLVEVTLRDAGFHTFTSRNGIEALARLEEVTIDFAIVDVMMPGLDGYTLTKKIRDTYDIPVILLTAKGELHDKEQGYTAGTDDYIVKPFEPKELIFRVQAVLRRYDKPSQYTIQLADVKIDKRNYEVQIGKQHLLMPLKEFELLALLASRPNQVFNRDYLIENIWGLDFEGDERTLNVHIKRVRERLGAVTSSIKIVTVRGIGYKLEVTS